The following are encoded in a window of Ignicoccus islandicus DSM 13165 genomic DNA:
- a CDS encoding carbon starvation protein A, with product MITTTLLVVIALVIYATTYILYGRNVLEKKVVKASAEREVPAKKFFDGVDFVPTNKYVLMGHHFASIAGAGPIVGPAMAMGWGWLLPILWIWFGNVFVGAVHDYLSLMASVRYDGRSIQWISGRLISKSMGRAFSIFIYFALLLVIAAFGAVIGKLFTAIPVVATASLTQIALALVLGYLMYQKSLKPTYAAGVAALFILISVLVAENFPIKLSYNEWIVVLLVYTVIAASLPVWVLLQPRDFMNSLLLYFGLAIGVVGLVVLFGELKVPAYTSFMAPVLGVASPFWPIVPLVIACGALSGFHSLVASGTTSKQLDSELSGLLVGYGSMFAEGLLSTLVVASIAAMLPLMLTNPSAYGITLKLQPQEISAILSNPVEFGNKYAKVMSAFGGPAGIFSKTFGAAVGTALHLPISTLALFAGLWITSFALTTLDTTVRLARFTWSELMEDLKLDKTLLGNAWVSSVIAALLGFSLAWSGAYLLLWPAFSGVNQMLASIALMTVAAWVIKDLKAPKRYQVTVLAPAGFLWVTVTLALLIYVAYIAPVTIAAKGNVTLAAVEAITIVELIFNFYLLKEFLKVMREERSQKEVAVSAKL from the coding sequence TTGATAACTACCACTTTACTGGTTGTAATAGCACTCGTAATTTACGCTACTACCTATATTCTCTATGGTCGCAACGTTCTCGAGAAGAAAGTGGTTAAGGCTAGCGCAGAAAGAGAAGTTCCCGCGAAGAAATTCTTCGACGGCGTTGACTTCGTGCCAACGAACAAGTACGTGTTAATGGGCCACCACTTCGCTTCAATTGCAGGTGCCGGTCCCATAGTCGGACCGGCAATGGCAATGGGATGGGGTTGGCTCCTACCAATACTTTGGATATGGTTTGGGAACGTCTTTGTCGGTGCAGTACACGACTACCTATCTCTCATGGCTAGTGTAAGGTACGACGGAAGGAGCATTCAGTGGATATCTGGGAGGTTGATAAGTAAAAGCATGGGAAGGGCCTTCTCAATATTCATATACTTCGCCCTCTTGTTAGTAATCGCGGCCTTCGGTGCCGTCATAGGCAAGCTGTTCACAGCAATACCAGTAGTCGCAACGGCGTCGCTTACTCAGATAGCTTTAGCTTTAGTTCTAGGTTACCTAATGTATCAAAAGTCATTGAAGCCAACCTACGCGGCTGGAGTGGCAGCGCTTTTCATACTAATTAGCGTCCTAGTTGCGGAGAACTTTCCTATAAAGTTATCATATAACGAGTGGATAGTAGTCTTGTTAGTTTACACTGTAATTGCCGCTAGTCTTCCAGTATGGGTTCTCTTACAACCCAGAGACTTCATGAACTCTCTGCTGTTGTATTTCGGCCTAGCTATAGGCGTCGTGGGCTTAGTTGTCTTATTTGGAGAATTAAAGGTACCAGCCTATACTAGCTTCATGGCACCTGTGCTCGGCGTTGCCTCTCCCTTCTGGCCAATAGTACCTTTAGTAATAGCTTGCGGTGCATTGAGCGGATTCCATAGCTTGGTCGCCAGCGGTACTACTTCCAAGCAGCTGGATAGCGAATTAAGCGGTCTCTTAGTAGGCTACGGTTCCATGTTCGCAGAAGGCCTTTTGTCTACACTAGTAGTCGCCTCGATAGCAGCTATGCTGCCTTTAATGCTAACGAATCCCTCAGCTTACGGTATAACATTAAAACTTCAGCCTCAAGAAATTTCCGCAATACTATCGAACCCTGTTGAATTCGGGAACAAATACGCGAAAGTTATGTCCGCTTTCGGTGGTCCAGCCGGTATATTCTCAAAGACCTTCGGAGCGGCCGTTGGAACGGCCCTTCATCTACCTATAAGTACACTAGCGTTATTCGCGGGCTTGTGGATAACTTCGTTCGCTTTAACGACTCTAGATACTACAGTAAGACTAGCTAGGTTCACGTGGAGCGAGCTAATGGAGGACTTGAAGCTCGATAAGACTCTACTAGGTAATGCGTGGGTCAGCTCAGTAATCGCCGCGTTGTTAGGCTTCAGTTTAGCTTGGAGTGGAGCTTACTTACTTCTATGGCCTGCATTCAGTGGCGTTAATCAGATGCTAGCTTCCATAGCGTTAATGACCGTTGCAGCATGGGTTATAAAGGACCTAAAGGCACCAAAGAGATACCAAGTTACGGTCTTGGCTCCAGCGGGCTTCCTATGGGTTACCGTCACCCTAGCGCTCCTCATTTACGTTGCCTACATTGCTCCCGTAACCATTGCGGCGAAGGGTAACGTTACACTCGCAGCGGTCGAAGCGATAACCATCGTAGAACTAATATTCAACTTCTATCTCCTAAAGGAATTCTTGAAGGTTATGAGAGAAGAAAGGAGCCAAAAAGAAGTGGCAGTTAGTGCCAAACTCTAG
- a CDS encoding ArsA family ATPase, with protein sequence MRWKDVARLFHFLGKGGVGKTTSSALQAILLSRKGKTLLVSLDPAHNLGDVLGIELGEEPKEVKENLHAMEPDVTKLMEEYGKSIAKEIESHYKYLKVLNLDKIIRTIEYTPGVEEQVLLETIARLMEMKYDYIVIDHAPTALSVRVLLLPQIMLTWLNHIRELRLQILKRRKLIGAESIEDKVLEILNTEIEKYKALEETFKSIKSSPITIVVNPEEMPCLEAARIRDVLRRFDMPLCGVVINKVIVADSIDPTLLEMKEMQRKWINFIESSFKDYRIVKVPYLVPPPRGVRELEEIAKKYLGEPMCCYG encoded by the coding sequence ATGAGGTGGAAAGACGTGGCACGGCTCTTTCATTTCCTAGGAAAAGGAGGCGTTGGTAAGACTACGTCCTCCGCGCTCCAAGCTATTCTATTGTCAAGGAAGGGGAAAACACTGCTAGTTTCCTTAGATCCAGCACATAACTTAGGAGACGTGCTTGGGATTGAACTAGGAGAGGAACCTAAGGAGGTTAAGGAGAACTTGCATGCCATGGAACCAGACGTAACGAAGCTTATGGAAGAATACGGTAAAAGCATTGCGAAGGAGATCGAAAGCCATTACAAGTACTTGAAAGTCTTAAACTTAGATAAGATCATCAGAACGATTGAATATACCCCCGGTGTAGAGGAGCAAGTATTATTAGAAACTATAGCTCGTTTAATGGAAATGAAATACGACTACATCGTCATTGATCACGCGCCTACAGCGCTTTCAGTTAGGGTACTTCTATTACCTCAGATAATGCTTACCTGGTTGAACCACATAAGGGAACTTAGATTACAAATACTCAAGCGAAGGAAACTAATTGGAGCTGAATCCATAGAAGACAAAGTATTGGAAATATTAAATACAGAGATAGAGAAATATAAGGCTCTTGAAGAAACTTTTAAGAGTATAAAGAGTTCGCCAATTACAATAGTAGTCAATCCAGAGGAAATGCCTTGCTTGGAAGCCGCTAGAATAAGAGACGTCTTAAGGAGGTTCGACATGCCTTTATGCGGAGTAGTTATAAATAAGGTTATAGTTGCAGACTCAATCGATCCAACTCTACTAGAAATGAAGGAAATGCAAAGGAAGTGGATAAATTTCATTGAAAGCTCATTTAAAGATTATCGTATAGTAAAAGTCCCATACTTGGTACCGCCACCTAGAGGAGTAAGGGAGCTCGAAGAGATTGCAAAGAAGTATTTGGGTGAACCCATGTGTTGTTATGGCTAG
- a CDS encoding ATP-binding protein, producing the protein MEISVNEVIEMILKFMRSYQKTGETPGILLLGAPGIGKSEAIVESARIMANEMGLHFWIYESRKEPEKPLSETFTLVALRLDMIKPEDLTGIPQIHGDEEVFDYKLPRWVKVLRESAGGMLFLDEFTNVADDTLMSAAFEILLNKSVNMYKFNKLVVAAGNPPEYSTLARPLPLPLLSGRLAVFYVRAPKLEEWLDYMQEKYGENWAPEVYSFLVQHPNLFLSVPSEGEGLEPFPTPRAWSKLAIELQTSWRDEIDKLREESPVESSAHARSKKVGIAGKLTALASAFVGKEAGTLFVAWLRVKPPSLEDVLKSPELIKELNEEQKYMLITQLVNSLNRPKWKDRTYYVINAFNKVNEVKYAVMALRLLPKKKRSEFMSYLKDRDKKLWNKLNFELRLARVWH; encoded by the coding sequence ATGGAAATTTCGGTTAACGAAGTAATAGAAATGATATTGAAGTTCATGAGAAGTTATCAGAAAACGGGGGAGACACCGGGCATACTGCTCTTAGGTGCACCGGGCATAGGTAAAAGCGAAGCAATAGTTGAAAGCGCGCGTATAATGGCAAACGAAATGGGTCTTCATTTCTGGATATATGAAAGTAGAAAGGAACCAGAGAAACCTCTAAGCGAAACTTTTACCTTGGTTGCACTGAGATTGGATATGATAAAACCAGAGGACCTAACCGGAATACCGCAAATCCATGGTGACGAAGAAGTCTTCGATTACAAACTCCCTAGATGGGTCAAAGTTTTACGAGAATCGGCAGGGGGCATGTTGTTCCTAGATGAGTTCACGAACGTTGCTGACGATACTTTGATGAGCGCAGCATTCGAGATACTACTCAACAAAAGCGTAAATATGTACAAGTTTAACAAGCTAGTAGTGGCGGCGGGTAATCCCCCTGAATATAGTACGTTAGCTAGACCACTCCCTCTACCATTACTTTCCGGAAGGCTTGCAGTATTTTACGTAAGAGCACCTAAATTAGAAGAATGGCTCGATTACATGCAAGAAAAATATGGAGAGAATTGGGCACCTGAGGTTTATTCGTTCTTGGTTCAACATCCAAACTTGTTCCTATCTGTTCCAAGTGAAGGAGAGGGACTGGAACCGTTCCCGACGCCGAGGGCTTGGTCGAAATTAGCTATAGAGCTTCAAACGTCTTGGAGGGATGAGATCGATAAACTACGAGAGGAGTCTCCAGTTGAGTCATCCGCTCATGCTCGAAGCAAGAAGGTAGGTATCGCAGGGAAACTTACTGCATTAGCGAGTGCCTTCGTAGGTAAGGAGGCTGGTACTCTATTCGTTGCATGGCTCCGTGTGAAACCACCTTCGCTCGAGGACGTTCTAAAATCTCCTGAGCTAATAAAAGAGCTAAATGAAGAGCAGAAATACATGTTGATAACGCAGCTAGTTAATTCGTTGAATAGACCTAAATGGAAGGATAGGACCTATTATGTAATAAATGCTTTCAACAAGGTAAACGAAGTCAAGTACGCCGTAATGGCTCTGCGTTTGCTCCCAAAGAAAAAGAGAAGCGAATTTATGAGCTATCTCAAAGATCGCGATAAGAAATTATGGAATAAACTCAATTTCGAGCTCAGATTAGCTAGAGTTTGGCACTAA
- the hisD gene encoding histidinol dehydrogenase, with protein sequence MSLKRLRNKKQLEPIIERKMDLWDYMEKVKDVVKEIRLNGMEALSKYVKKFDNYDGEKLILEKNELQRNVDEELVNVFQEVLDQLEAFNRSVLPPNSSIRSNGIAGEILWFPIKRLGVYSPGGIFPYPSTILMTAGLAKRLGVREVIVSTPPKAAFNPAVRAALVASDVDEVILAGGAHGIAALAYVAKVHKIVGPGGPYVQAGKVLVSVDVPIDMIAGPTELVVIADETANPKEVAYDMMAQAEHGPLSFALLLTTSTELEEKVSDLVSDFEHDNLYSYVVRNISEAIEITNEIAPEHVSSFVDSFELPISGAISIKTPSPLIDYSAGPNHVLPTSKWARARGPLSPLDFYRWMAIVKSYPESIKLIELAIKIAELEGMKYHAEALRVKLESLKHHDG encoded by the coding sequence ATGTCATTAAAACGCTTAAGAAACAAGAAGCAATTAGAACCTATAATAGAAAGGAAAATGGATCTATGGGATTACATGGAGAAAGTGAAAGACGTTGTCAAAGAGATAAGGCTAAACGGTATGGAAGCTCTCTCCAAATACGTCAAAAAATTCGATAACTACGACGGTGAGAAACTAATATTAGAGAAAAATGAGTTACAGAGAAATGTTGATGAGGAACTTGTAAATGTCTTTCAAGAAGTCTTAGATCAGCTAGAGGCCTTTAATAGGTCAGTCCTCCCTCCCAATTCATCCATTCGAAGCAATGGAATAGCGGGCGAAATTCTCTGGTTTCCTATTAAACGACTGGGAGTTTATTCACCCGGAGGTATATTTCCGTACCCTTCTACGATCTTAATGACGGCTGGATTGGCTAAAAGACTTGGTGTAAGAGAAGTAATTGTGAGTACGCCACCTAAGGCGGCGTTCAATCCCGCCGTTAGAGCCGCTCTCGTTGCATCCGACGTAGATGAAGTAATACTAGCGGGTGGTGCTCACGGCATCGCGGCACTTGCATACGTGGCTAAAGTTCATAAAATAGTAGGACCAGGAGGACCATACGTTCAAGCGGGTAAGGTTCTCGTAAGCGTTGACGTACCAATTGATATGATCGCTGGACCCACGGAATTGGTCGTAATAGCCGATGAAACAGCGAACCCTAAGGAAGTGGCGTACGATATGATGGCTCAAGCGGAACACGGACCACTGAGCTTCGCACTCCTCTTAACTACATCGACTGAGCTAGAAGAGAAAGTAAGTGACCTCGTCTCAGATTTTGAACACGATAATTTATACTCCTACGTCGTCAGAAATATTAGTGAAGCGATAGAGATAACCAACGAGATCGCACCCGAACACGTCAGCTCGTTCGTTGATTCCTTCGAACTACCTATAAGCGGTGCGATAAGTATCAAGACCCCTAGTCCATTAATTGATTACTCCGCAGGCCCTAACCACGTTCTGCCTACTTCTAAATGGGCGAGAGCTAGAGGACCCCTTTCCCCTCTAGACTTCTACCGATGGATGGCAATAGTCAAGAGCTATCCCGAATCGATTAAGTTAATTGAACTAGCGATCAAGATCGCTGAATTAGAGGGTATGAAATACCATGCTGAAGCCCTAAGAGTTAAGTTAGAATCGCTCAAGCATCACGATGGGTAA
- a CDS encoding molybdenum cofactor biosynthesis protein: MKVKVKFYSVYRDKLGEEKEYELREGATVSDLLEILKEELGELYELAKPVVLVNKRYADEREPLSEEYRIDVIPPAAGGRRRAIVTFDKDIDVNEVIKDLSNPESGAIVLFVGFVKSKGGLVKELVYEAHEDLEKFIEEKIDEVVRERNLIDALVVQFLGPRKVGEKTLIVATSATSREEAFQGARELLEKMKHEVPIWKLERRVDGEYWLVGDKELKRL; encoded by the coding sequence GTGAAAGTTAAAGTTAAGTTTTATTCAGTATATCGAGACAAGCTAGGCGAGGAAAAAGAGTACGAACTAAGGGAAGGAGCGACCGTTAGTGACCTTCTGGAAATTTTAAAAGAAGAACTCGGCGAACTCTATGAATTAGCCAAACCAGTGGTTTTAGTCAATAAGAGATATGCCGACGAAAGGGAGCCGCTTAGTGAGGAGTATCGGATTGACGTAATACCACCGGCCGCCGGGGGGAGAAGGAGAGCTATTGTAACATTCGATAAAGATATAGATGTGAATGAAGTAATAAAAGATTTATCTAACCCGGAAAGCGGAGCCATTGTTTTATTCGTTGGATTCGTCAAATCGAAAGGAGGTCTCGTCAAAGAGTTAGTCTACGAAGCCCACGAAGATTTAGAAAAATTCATTGAAGAGAAGATAGATGAAGTTGTTAGGGAGAGAAACTTAATTGATGCTTTAGTAGTTCAGTTCTTAGGACCTAGAAAGGTCGGAGAGAAAACTCTAATTGTCGCGACCTCTGCCACGAGCAGGGAAGAGGCGTTTCAAGGGGCAAGGGAGCTCTTGGAAAAAATGAAGCACGAGGTTCCAATTTGGAAACTAGAGAGGAGGGTTGACGGTGAATATTGGTTGGTTGGAGATAAGGAATTAAAGAGGCTCTGA
- a CDS encoding Lrp/AsnC family transcriptional regulator codes for MAVQALVFMTVEPSRVTELPDKLKQIDGVKEIYEVTGTYDFVIKMEASNYTELAKILREKVLKLPGVIRTTTSFIVAKHL; via the coding sequence GTGGCAGTCCAAGCACTCGTCTTTATGACAGTAGAGCCGTCAAGGGTAACGGAACTTCCAGATAAGCTAAAGCAGATAGATGGCGTGAAGGAGATATATGAGGTAACCGGAACGTATGATTTCGTTATAAAGATGGAGGCCAGTAACTATACTGAGTTAGCTAAAATACTAAGAGAAAAGGTTCTTAAGCTGCCAGGAGTTATAAGGACTACGACATCGTTCATCGTTGCAAAGCACTTGTAA
- a CDS encoding DNA-binding protein encodes MNIEPLEDYDAPVVLLSIKPKYAQRILSGYKKFELRTWIGLDLVPGMLVVMYVSGEIKAIIGEFRIGKVIKGRPEYVRKRIEQEGGEEVTGIGEEDYSYISRSKKAFALEVTEPKKYKRPIYLNELRNVIPGWNPPMSHTLLGPGDPLWEMIIKKVREL; translated from the coding sequence GTGAACATCGAGCCACTGGAAGATTACGATGCACCAGTCGTTTTGTTATCAATAAAACCTAAGTACGCTCAAAGAATCTTAAGCGGATATAAGAAGTTCGAGCTGAGAACTTGGATTGGACTTGATTTAGTTCCTGGAATGCTAGTCGTAATGTACGTTTCTGGTGAGATAAAAGCCATAATAGGTGAATTCCGAATAGGTAAAGTCATAAAAGGTCGTCCCGAGTACGTTAGGAAACGAATTGAACAAGAAGGCGGGGAAGAAGTTACTGGTATCGGCGAGGAAGATTACTCATATATCTCTAGATCAAAGAAAGCCTTTGCGCTGGAAGTCACTGAACCCAAGAAGTACAAGAGGCCTATCTACTTGAATGAGCTACGAAACGTGATTCCCGGATGGAACCCTCCCATGAGTCATACGTTGTTAGGTCCGGGTGACCCCCTGTGGGAAATGATTATTAAAAAAGTTAGGGAACTCTAA
- a CDS encoding anaerobic ribonucleoside triphosphate reductase, producing MRMQIPKKKGDHLTQLGFTNSKQPSTTLEDLMGRSVNSNEYQGPNKLLLEAAERYLWESVVEEVMPKDMISAHKEGIVYVHKLPQSVFLPYCNGNDYSRVLKKGLKTPTIVAGPARHYQVAMAHAANFLAMMQQYWTGAQAYGSLELWVAPFIAKEHLSDEEIRQGIQTLYYELNLPWRPGMQTPFTNITVTYTESKYMLDQPAVNGGASTGDLLGDYLDEARRWLIQLGKVLQRGDAQRQPFTFPIPTLMPTAKDFYNDAELFDAIFGTAAKMGSYYWLNTKVIDPDSAFAMCCRYVVKKDDVNKALLGGLRLKSLEDQRKEELERLAKGRLGGMWAIPDITGSIGVVTVNLPRIALDARGDVDTFFNILEERVELVAKWLSWWRAHYLRLMKNYRNFYSMVWEYSPEWTKTHFNTIGAIGMPEAAAILLGDPEVWTSEDVGTKEKAIQLEDEMIKRMADIASRLTVEMGEPFNVEEVPGETAAAKLFMNDLKHYPEVREYVPEGVDMYSTSVVPYYDHGITLWQRIRWEGKVQQRFTGGVMMHIFLGEQPDPEALAKLTQKIMDAGVVYWSYTPAISVCENGHKTVGLYTRCPRCGAKTEIWSRIIGYYRPVSNWNPFRQKEFGMRTHYGEDLGKGKLAVYSLEDGKPM from the coding sequence ATGAGGATGCAAATACCTAAGAAGAAAGGCGATCACCTAACGCAATTGGGCTTCACTAACTCTAAGCAGCCTAGCACAACTTTAGAGGACCTCATGGGGAGAAGCGTAAACAGCAACGAGTACCAAGGTCCAAACAAGTTGCTTCTCGAGGCTGCTGAGAGGTATCTATGGGAGAGCGTCGTTGAGGAAGTCATGCCAAAGGACATGATTTCTGCACATAAGGAGGGTATAGTATATGTTCACAAGCTACCGCAAAGCGTATTCCTCCCCTACTGTAACGGTAACGACTATTCGAGAGTGTTAAAGAAGGGACTCAAGACCCCTACTATAGTTGCGGGTCCCGCTAGGCATTACCAAGTTGCGATGGCCCATGCGGCTAACTTCCTTGCCATGATGCAACAATACTGGACAGGTGCTCAAGCGTATGGAAGTTTAGAACTTTGGGTCGCTCCCTTCATAGCAAAGGAACACCTCAGCGATGAGGAGATAAGACAAGGTATTCAGACCTTATATTACGAACTTAACTTGCCATGGAGGCCAGGAATGCAAACGCCTTTCACTAACATCACTGTGACGTATACCGAGAGTAAGTATATGTTAGATCAACCAGCTGTAAATGGAGGCGCCTCCACCGGCGATCTTCTAGGCGACTACCTAGACGAAGCTAGGAGGTGGTTAATACAACTAGGTAAGGTACTTCAAAGAGGGGACGCTCAGAGGCAACCGTTCACCTTCCCCATTCCTACTTTGATGCCCACTGCCAAGGACTTCTATAATGACGCCGAGCTCTTCGATGCAATATTCGGAACGGCAGCTAAGATGGGAAGCTACTACTGGCTAAACACAAAGGTGATTGATCCAGATTCAGCCTTCGCAATGTGCTGTAGATATGTAGTCAAGAAGGACGACGTTAACAAGGCATTGCTCGGCGGCCTCCGCTTAAAGAGCTTAGAAGATCAGAGGAAAGAAGAGCTCGAAAGGCTAGCAAAGGGCAGACTCGGTGGGATGTGGGCAATTCCAGACATAACTGGTAGTATAGGCGTCGTCACGGTTAACCTACCTAGAATCGCCCTCGATGCAAGGGGAGACGTTGATACGTTCTTCAACATCCTTGAAGAAAGAGTAGAGTTAGTTGCTAAATGGCTTAGCTGGTGGAGAGCTCACTACTTGAGGCTGATGAAGAACTACAGAAACTTCTACAGCATGGTCTGGGAATACAGCCCCGAGTGGACTAAGACGCACTTCAATACCATTGGTGCAATAGGCATGCCCGAAGCAGCAGCCATCTTGCTAGGTGACCCCGAGGTCTGGACGAGCGAGGACGTTGGTACTAAAGAGAAGGCTATTCAACTAGAAGATGAAATGATAAAGAGGATGGCAGATATTGCTTCGAGGCTTACCGTTGAAATGGGTGAACCATTCAACGTTGAGGAAGTACCAGGTGAAACAGCGGCAGCGAAGCTCTTCATGAACGACTTAAAGCACTACCCGGAAGTCAGGGAGTACGTTCCTGAAGGAGTAGACATGTACTCTACTAGCGTGGTTCCCTACTACGATCACGGAATAACTCTATGGCAGAGAATAAGATGGGAAGGAAAGGTCCAACAAAGGTTCACTGGCGGTGTTATGATGCACATATTCCTAGGCGAGCAACCGGATCCAGAAGCGCTAGCTAAACTCACGCAGAAAATAATGGACGCTGGTGTCGTATATTGGAGCTACACGCCCGCGATAAGCGTATGTGAGAACGGGCACAAAACGGTAGGCCTCTATACTAGGTGTCCTAGATGCGGCGCCAAGACTGAGATATGGAGTAGGATAATTGGCTACTACCGGCCAGTGAGTAACTGGAACCCATTCCGTCAGAAGGAGTTCGGCATGAGGACTCATTATGGAGAAGACTTAGGTAAAGGTAAGTTGGCTGTATACAGCCTCGAAGACGGTAAACCAATGTAG
- a CDS encoding ribosome biogenesis/translation initiation ATPase RLI codes for MVRIAVIDKDLCKPNKCNYECIRFCPINKSGVKKAIELGEDGKPVIYEDVCTGCGICIKKCPFGAIHIENLPEEIEDKLVHRYGENGFALYGLPIPKRNEVIGIIGRNGAGKSTSMKILTGILKPNLGKKEASWDEVLSKFKGTELFNYIKDLRDGKIRAVYKPQYITQAAKLLKGTVGELLKKADERGVFREVVEQLNLTHLLNRDVRNLSGGEMQRLLIAAVIEKDVDVYAFDEPTAYLDVKERLSAARAIRNLIPRNRYVLVIEHDLAVLDYISDLVHVIYGVPGVYGIVSQPYSVRVGINHYIKGYLPSENMRIRDRPIRFETPEAREKFLPTEVYLTWDRMFKRIGDFELEVEPGDARRGEVIGILGPNGIGKTTFIRMLVGELKPDEGFVPTEGLKLSYKPQYVSPEMFKRFGTVKELLKRVREDFLDTSSWYYVEVVKRLGLNKLLEKEIKGLSGGELQKVAVAVALGLDADVYLFDEPSAFLDVEERLAVGNAIRHVVESKGVTAFVVDHDLVIMDLIATRVMIFQGTPGKRGHALPPMSLRRGMNEFLKELGVTFRRDAETGRPRVNKEGSRLDRYQKSIGEYYYTLPSKE; via the coding sequence ATGGTAAGAATAGCAGTTATCGACAAAGATCTTTGCAAGCCTAACAAATGTAACTACGAGTGCATAAGGTTCTGTCCAATAAATAAAAGTGGAGTGAAGAAGGCAATAGAGCTAGGTGAGGATGGTAAACCGGTAATATACGAAGACGTTTGTACAGGTTGCGGTATATGTATTAAGAAGTGCCCATTCGGTGCAATCCATATTGAAAATCTACCCGAAGAGATAGAGGACAAACTAGTGCATAGGTATGGTGAGAACGGCTTCGCTCTCTATGGCCTACCAATACCTAAGAGAAATGAAGTTATTGGCATTATAGGAAGGAACGGTGCTGGTAAGAGTACTTCAATGAAGATTCTAACCGGAATTTTGAAACCCAATCTCGGGAAGAAGGAAGCCAGTTGGGACGAAGTTCTATCTAAGTTCAAGGGAACTGAGTTATTTAACTACATTAAAGACTTGAGAGATGGTAAGATAAGGGCTGTATACAAGCCGCAATACATAACCCAAGCAGCGAAGTTACTCAAAGGAACTGTAGGTGAGCTACTTAAGAAGGCTGATGAAAGAGGGGTATTTAGAGAAGTAGTTGAGCAACTAAACCTAACTCATCTCCTTAATAGAGATGTAAGAAACCTTTCGGGAGGTGAGATGCAGCGGCTTCTAATTGCAGCAGTCATTGAGAAAGACGTGGACGTATATGCTTTCGACGAACCCACAGCGTACCTCGATGTCAAGGAGAGGTTATCTGCAGCTAGAGCTATAAGGAACTTAATACCAAGGAATCGCTATGTATTAGTTATAGAGCACGATCTTGCTGTGCTTGACTACATCTCCGATCTCGTTCACGTAATATATGGCGTTCCTGGTGTCTATGGTATAGTGTCTCAACCCTATAGCGTTAGGGTGGGCATCAATCACTACATAAAGGGCTACTTACCTTCAGAAAATATGAGAATAAGGGATAGACCAATAAGGTTCGAAACCCCTGAAGCGAGGGAGAAGTTCCTTCCAACAGAAGTATATTTGACCTGGGATAGGATGTTCAAGAGGATTGGTGATTTCGAACTAGAGGTAGAGCCCGGTGATGCTAGGAGAGGAGAAGTCATTGGAATACTAGGTCCTAACGGAATAGGTAAAACTACATTCATTAGAATGTTAGTAGGTGAACTGAAGCCCGACGAAGGATTCGTTCCAACCGAAGGTCTCAAGCTCTCCTATAAGCCTCAGTACGTGTCACCAGAAATGTTTAAACGATTTGGAACGGTCAAGGAGCTCCTGAAGAGGGTCCGAGAGGACTTCTTGGATACCTCTTCTTGGTACTACGTAGAAGTGGTTAAGCGCTTAGGTTTGAATAAGTTATTGGAAAAAGAGATAAAGGGACTTTCCGGCGGTGAGCTCCAAAAGGTGGCAGTGGCAGTCGCTTTAGGTTTGGATGCAGACGTTTATCTCTTTGATGAACCTTCTGCGTTCCTAGATGTAGAAGAGAGGCTAGCCGTGGGAAATGCTATACGTCACGTTGTAGAAAGTAAGGGGGTAACGGCCTTTGTCGTTGATCACGACCTGGTAATCATGGACTTGATAGCTACAAGGGTCATGATATTCCAAGGAACTCCCGGTAAACGCGGTCATGCATTACCACCCATGAGCTTGAGACGAGGAATGAATGAATTCTTGAAGGAACTAGGTGTAACGTTCAGAAGAGATGCCGAGACAGGTAGACCTAGAGTAAATAAGGAGGGTAGCCGTTTAGACCGATATCAGAAATCAATAGGAGAATACTACTATACTCTGCCTAGCAAGGAGTAG